Proteins from one Nakamurella multipartita DSM 44233 genomic window:
- a CDS encoding DUF6186 family protein translates to MGVKQVFLAGYLLIGIALALLMLLSHRRPTAVARVSEMADAATRRRLGRVIVLVVWWWMGWHFLVRSA, encoded by the coding sequence ATGGGCGTGAAGCAGGTGTTCCTGGCCGGCTACCTGCTGATCGGGATCGCGCTGGCGTTGCTGATGCTGCTCTCGCACCGCCGGCCCACGGCCGTGGCCCGCGTCTCCGAGATGGCGGATGCGGCGACCCGGCGACGCCTGGGCCGGGTCATCGTGCTCGTCGTCTGGTGGTGGATGGGGTGGCATTTCCTGGTCCGATCAGCGTGA
- a CDS encoding VOC family protein produces MTITLNPYLNWRGSARSAMEFYQSVFGGELTASTFKEFGMPVAPEEENLIMHSQLVSPILTLMGADVPAEMPFTENANGSISLSGGAEDEDQLTGFWQGLSDGATVTAPLDKAPWGDTFGMLTDKFGVSWLVNIAGAQA; encoded by the coding sequence ATGACGATCACCCTCAACCCCTACCTGAACTGGCGTGGCTCGGCCCGCTCGGCCATGGAGTTCTACCAGTCGGTCTTCGGCGGCGAGCTGACCGCAAGCACCTTCAAGGAGTTCGGCATGCCGGTTGCCCCCGAGGAGGAGAACCTGATCATGCACAGCCAGCTGGTCTCGCCGATCCTGACCTTGATGGGGGCCGACGTGCCCGCGGAGATGCCGTTCACCGAGAACGCCAACGGCTCGATCTCGCTGTCCGGCGGCGCGGAGGACGAGGACCAGCTCACGGGTTTCTGGCAGGGCCTGAGCGACGGGGCGACGGTCACCGCCCCGCTGGACAAGGCGCCCTGGGGGGACACCTTCGGCATGCTCACCGACAAGTTCGGCGTCAGCTGGCTGGTCAACATCGCCGGCGCCCAGGCCTGA